Proteins from a single region of Bremerella sp. JC817:
- a CDS encoding DNA modification methylase yields the protein MTTSPYQFLPPLLPDEFEALKASVAEGGVDVPIIVDQEGNVIDGYHRQRACDDLGLFCPREVRQFESETDKFELVLRLNCGRRQLNRQQKRSVIDAYLLRDPQIADNFLAQIIGVSKNTVADVRSTLEATCQIDKFDELRGKDGKMRPVTYKKIIANTPKEAEAALKIIGKLPDNCTGKTIDIATAKRESRKAKAIPPQQGGMSPVSQTVGNVEVWCGDSLTLMRERMAPKSVDVAVTSVPYNVGKDYGTYDDDRPETEYLDWLAGCFETIHGVLKDDGSFFLNIDSPNSNPWRAMKVAEIAGRIFSLQNRIIWAKTITADGQSHGQFSPNGSDRYLDHTWEFVFHFTKTGEQKIDRLAIGVPYADKGNLRRNGTTSDLRCAGDVWFIPHPTITNRSERGFHPCPFPVELAERCIKLHGIKESLFVLDPFNGSGSSTEAMARLCVDGIGIDIDPAYCEFAVERLSRLEDERRAQLISELCIHIEDAYDLELPMNASLILGKWSELEGVPVETAQRLVPFLPDDLRRLLISEPEPAA from the coding sequence ATGACCACTTCGCCTTACCAGTTCCTTCCGCCTCTGCTGCCCGACGAGTTCGAGGCACTGAAAGCGTCCGTCGCCGAGGGAGGTGTTGATGTCCCGATCATTGTCGATCAGGAAGGCAACGTGATCGACGGCTACCATCGCCAGCGTGCCTGTGATGATCTGGGTCTCTTCTGTCCTCGGGAGGTTCGCCAGTTCGAGAGCGAAACAGACAAGTTCGAGTTGGTTCTGCGCCTGAACTGTGGTCGTCGGCAACTGAACCGGCAGCAGAAGCGATCCGTCATCGACGCATACCTGCTTCGTGACCCGCAGATCGCTGACAACTTTCTGGCCCAAATCATCGGCGTCTCCAAGAACACCGTGGCCGATGTGAGAAGTACGCTGGAGGCAACTTGTCAAATTGACAAGTTCGACGAACTTAGGGGCAAAGACGGGAAAATGCGTCCCGTGACGTACAAGAAGATCATCGCCAACACGCCGAAGGAGGCTGAGGCTGCCCTGAAGATCATCGGTAAGCTTCCCGACAACTGCACCGGGAAGACCATCGACATCGCCACGGCGAAGCGTGAAAGCCGAAAGGCGAAGGCTATCCCACCACAACAGGGAGGCATGTCGCCCGTCAGCCAGACGGTTGGAAATGTTGAAGTCTGGTGTGGAGACTCACTGACGCTCATGCGGGAGAGAATGGCACCGAAGTCGGTCGATGTGGCAGTCACCTCGGTCCCGTACAACGTCGGCAAGGACTACGGCACCTACGACGACGACCGCCCCGAAACGGAATATCTCGATTGGCTCGCAGGGTGCTTTGAGACGATCCACGGCGTCCTCAAGGACGATGGCAGCTTCTTCCTCAACATCGATTCCCCGAACAGCAACCCGTGGAGAGCCATGAAGGTTGCTGAGATCGCCGGACGCATCTTCTCATTACAGAACCGAATCATCTGGGCGAAGACGATCACGGCTGACGGGCAATCTCATGGTCAGTTCTCACCCAACGGAAGTGACCGCTATCTGGATCACACTTGGGAGTTCGTGTTCCATTTCACGAAGACAGGCGAACAAAAGATCGACCGGCTCGCCATCGGGGTGCCCTACGCTGACAAGGGCAATCTCAGGAGGAACGGAACCACTTCTGATCTGCGCTGCGCCGGTGACGTGTGGTTCATTCCACATCCGACGATTACGAACCGAAGTGAAAGAGGTTTTCACCCGTGCCCTTTCCCTGTCGAGCTTGCCGAACGGTGCATCAAGCTGCACGGGATCAAAGAGAGCCTGTTCGTCCTCGACCCGTTCAATGGCTCGGGCAGTTCGACCGAGGCAATGGCACGCCTTTGTGTCGATGGCATTGGCATCGACATCGATCCCGCCTATTGCGAGTTCGCAGTCGAGCGGCTTTCCAGACTGGAAGATGAGCGTCGGGCACAGCTTATTAGCGAACTCTGCATTCACATCGAGGACGCTTACGATTTGGAACTTCCTATGAACGCCAGTCTGATTCTGGGCAAATGGTCTGAACTAGAGGGTGTGCCAGTTGAGACCGCTCAGCGCCTCGTCCCTTTCCTGCCAGACGATTTGCGTCGGTTGCTTATTAGCGAACCTGAACCGGCAGCATGA
- a CDS encoding DUF2293 domain-containing protein, giving the protein MSDNTFLPGPSENTVKAANGQVLTVPNGWLLLPPGDAALTRRVKAAGDHWVVQEKKGRKVFSKGVYAPAETIDRIRAELETERSTESYAKRKAADAKRRENVQAEYVEDFLGAVVAFLDFHPDHAELGQQLARAVTDHATPVGSGTVARTKRIPVEQRAEAAVIAWMRHQTTGYDDMVIPRVKGKRREVRRMLARRSHDLLEGYRQGRSIAADCPLQKALTEK; this is encoded by the coding sequence ATGAGCGACAACACCTTCTTACCCGGACCATCGGAGAACACCGTCAAAGCAGCCAACGGCCAAGTTCTGACCGTGCCCAATGGATGGCTTCTCCTGCCGCCCGGTGACGCCGCCCTAACTCGTCGAGTGAAGGCCGCTGGCGACCACTGGGTAGTTCAGGAGAAGAAGGGGAGGAAAGTCTTCTCAAAAGGCGTGTACGCACCGGCAGAGACAATCGACCGTATCCGGGCCGAACTGGAAACCGAGCGATCCACAGAGTCCTACGCCAAACGCAAGGCTGCGGACGCCAAACGACGGGAGAACGTCCAAGCAGAATACGTCGAGGATTTCCTTGGGGCGGTCGTGGCCTTTCTTGACTTCCATCCTGACCACGCTGAACTGGGCCAGCAGCTTGCTCGGGCCGTCACCGATCACGCCACGCCGGTTGGCAGTGGAACCGTGGCTCGGACAAAGCGGATTCCGGTCGAACAACGGGCCGAAGCCGCCGTCATCGCTTGGATGCGCCACCAAACGACCGGCTACGACGACATGGTGATTCCACGAGTCAAAGGCAAACGCCGGGAAGTGCGGCGGATGCTGGCCCGACGATCTCACGACTTGTTGGAAGGCTATCGGCAGGGAAGATCAATCGCTGCGGACTGTCCATTGCAGAAGGCTTTGACAGAGAAGTAG
- a CDS encoding DEAD/DEAH box helicase, producing the protein MTTPPIDEHVTRSLAALKDFQRETVNVVYNNLFRNGQQRMLVADEVGLGKTIVAKGVIARRIVDKIESGDSTPLKVTYICSNQVIAHENVGKLDIYPDQRSHDRFASRLTYLAFQPEGGDQGVLRLNTLTPATSFNKGSSTGQQGERRILYSLLIQDEQLSGHGKALSAMLRASVQKAASDWFRELDAERDNPCGWPLRPCCHSRFLTAIRKKRLKYSDCPLFSHLGIFKSISLYDAVVEFTKLLTLKNLGQYRDGSDHLVRELKDMLSEVCVEYIDADIYILDEFQRFKELVNQESESEAAEIARRIFAKEKARILLLSATPFKAYSGDSPWESGEEHYKEFRTILSFLFDGDKDALGGYETHRQALFKQLLELGIKPGEIDTSHRDSVQQVLRRVMCRTERLSVSQDFNAMTVDKWQSHPLQVSSGDIQNFIATDNVVRYLNETDTQAKHQLHAPIEFCKSAPFPLSFLDDYKLKQQLKARKNKADVRKVLKANSTAWINHRIVHRYKGVLADDGSSATNAKLSQVLQEVLGQNGENLLWIPPSLPCYPLAGAFADATGFSKTLIFSAWLMVPRMLSSLISFEVERRTIGNPNSIDPQEKEARKYFHAKTERRHPIPQLVFSQKKTDAGESAGNMSNFTLLYPSHTLANLFDPNDALLRKRSLSELRSELVARVNGLIEDAELHRFGTSTGESDKWYWAAPLLFDRRTPSMKEGLADWLKWVAESDDSDFLNANKEDSSERGQASSKEKHFEELVRCFNQPDEAGLGPLPDDLAEVLADMAIASPAVVALRCAREQFQPEFYDASLFAFDLASEFLSLFNKPESIAAVRLSTARPTYWRRVLQYCVDGCLQSVLDEFAHVVRADSPSLWEMYHRLVASMNLGTASIKVDDLNSFLKNKRRNMRCHYAVDMGNQRVETDEGQDRIKGIRNNFNSPFRPFVLATTSIGQEGLDFHTYCRKIVHWNLPSNPIDLEQREGRINRFKGLVIRQQIASKYRDRLTSESVQASGVWDALFDVAAVEERTGNGKCELIPYWHVEADKYQIERIIPFYPFSRDRAKLSSLLKTLAIYRLAFGQPRQAELVEHLLTNIPEDRIAEIRSSLMIDLSPISYQGHNGTPDSVEPTGT; encoded by the coding sequence ATGACGACGCCTCCCATCGACGAGCATGTCACACGGAGTCTGGCTGCCCTCAAGGACTTTCAGCGAGAGACCGTAAATGTCGTCTACAACAACCTGTTCAGGAATGGCCAGCAGAGAATGCTGGTAGCTGATGAAGTCGGCCTCGGAAAGACCATCGTTGCCAAAGGCGTCATCGCCCGAAGGATTGTGGACAAGATCGAATCGGGTGACTCGACACCGCTCAAGGTGACGTACATCTGCTCGAATCAGGTCATCGCCCACGAGAACGTCGGCAAGCTCGACATCTACCCCGACCAGCGCTCCCATGACCGCTTTGCGAGCCGCCTGACCTATCTGGCCTTCCAGCCGGAAGGCGGGGATCAAGGCGTTCTGCGACTGAATACGCTGACACCGGCAACCTCGTTCAACAAAGGCAGCAGCACCGGCCAGCAGGGAGAGCGTCGAATTCTCTATTCGCTGCTGATACAGGACGAGCAGTTGAGCGGTCATGGCAAGGCTCTGTCTGCCATGCTTCGTGCAAGTGTCCAGAAGGCAGCGAGCGACTGGTTCCGTGAACTGGATGCAGAACGAGACAATCCATGCGGCTGGCCACTACGGCCATGCTGCCACAGTCGATTCCTGACGGCGATCAGGAAGAAGCGGCTGAAATACTCCGATTGTCCATTGTTCTCGCATCTCGGGATTTTCAAATCGATTTCCCTTTACGATGCCGTAGTCGAGTTCACGAAGTTACTCACGCTGAAGAACCTCGGCCAGTATCGAGACGGGTCTGACCACTTGGTGCGGGAACTCAAGGACATGCTGTCCGAAGTGTGTGTCGAGTACATCGACGCCGACATCTACATCCTCGACGAGTTTCAACGGTTCAAAGAGCTTGTGAATCAGGAGAGCGAGTCAGAGGCAGCCGAAATCGCCCGCCGCATCTTTGCCAAGGAGAAGGCTCGCATTCTTCTCCTGTCGGCCACGCCGTTCAAGGCGTACTCAGGAGACTCGCCGTGGGAAAGCGGTGAGGAACACTACAAGGAGTTTCGGACGATCCTGAGTTTTCTTTTTGATGGCGACAAGGACGCTTTGGGCGGCTACGAAACACACCGGCAGGCGCTGTTCAAGCAACTGCTGGAATTAGGCATCAAGCCGGGTGAGATTGACACATCGCACCGGGATTCAGTGCAGCAGGTTCTTCGACGGGTCATGTGCCGGACGGAACGCCTCAGCGTTTCGCAGGACTTCAACGCCATGACCGTGGACAAGTGGCAGTCGCACCCATTGCAGGTGTCGTCTGGAGACATTCAGAACTTTATTGCCACGGACAACGTAGTGCGCTACCTGAACGAAACCGACACGCAGGCCAAACACCAGCTTCATGCGCCGATTGAGTTCTGTAAGTCGGCACCGTTTCCCCTGTCGTTCCTCGACGACTACAAGCTCAAGCAGCAGCTTAAGGCGAGGAAGAACAAGGCGGACGTTCGCAAGGTGCTGAAGGCCAACTCGACGGCGTGGATCAACCACCGAATAGTCCATCGCTACAAGGGTGTTCTCGCTGATGATGGCTCGTCTGCGACCAACGCCAAGCTCAGTCAAGTTCTCCAAGAGGTACTTGGGCAGAACGGCGAGAATCTGCTGTGGATTCCACCAAGCCTGCCGTGTTACCCGCTCGCAGGTGCCTTCGCCGACGCCACCGGATTCTCGAAGACGCTCATCTTCTCCGCTTGGCTCATGGTGCCCCGAATGTTGTCGTCGCTGATCTCATTCGAGGTGGAGCGACGGACGATTGGGAACCCAAACTCCATCGATCCACAGGAAAAGGAAGCCCGGAAATACTTTCACGCCAAGACGGAGCGTCGGCACCCCATTCCTCAGTTGGTGTTCTCTCAGAAAAAGACTGACGCTGGTGAGTCAGCAGGAAACATGTCGAACTTCACGCTGCTGTATCCGTCCCACACGCTGGCCAACCTCTTCGATCCGAATGATGCTCTGCTCCGAAAACGGTCGCTGTCAGAACTTCGCAGCGAACTCGTCGCCAGAGTCAACGGGCTGATCGAAGACGCTGAGCTTCACCGCTTCGGAACCTCGACAGGTGAGTCGGACAAGTGGTACTGGGCCGCTCCACTCCTCTTCGACCGCCGTACACCATCAATGAAGGAGGGACTTGCTGACTGGCTGAAATGGGTCGCCGAGTCGGATGACTCGGATTTCCTCAATGCCAACAAGGAAGACAGCAGCGAACGTGGGCAGGCCAGTTCCAAAGAAAAGCACTTCGAGGAATTGGTACGCTGCTTCAATCAGCCTGACGAAGCAGGTCTCGGGCCGTTACCAGACGACTTGGCAGAAGTTCTAGCAGACATGGCAATCGCCAGCCCTGCCGTCGTCGCACTGAGATGTGCGAGGGAGCAGTTCCAGCCAGAGTTCTACGACGCCTCACTCTTTGCGTTTGATCTTGCGAGCGAGTTTCTCAGCTTGTTCAACAAGCCCGAGTCCATCGCCGCTGTTCGTCTCAGCACCGCCCGACCAACGTACTGGCGTCGGGTACTCCAATACTGCGTCGATGGATGCCTTCAGTCGGTCTTGGACGAGTTTGCCCATGTTGTGAGAGCCGACAGCCCGTCGCTCTGGGAGATGTACCACCGCCTTGTGGCGTCGATGAACCTTGGAACAGCTTCGATCAAGGTCGATGACCTGAACAGCTTCCTGAAGAACAAACGGCGGAACATGCGGTGCCATTACGCTGTGGACATGGGGAACCAGCGTGTTGAAACCGACGAAGGGCAGGATCGTATCAAGGGGATTCGGAACAACTTCAATTCGCCGTTTCGCCCGTTCGTGCTGGCCACAACGTCGATTGGCCAAGAGGGTCTCGACTTTCACACCTACTGCCGCAAGATCGTTCACTGGAATCTGCCGTCCAATCCGATTGATCTTGAACAGCGTGAGGGCCGGATTAACCGCTTCAAGGGCCTCGTCATCCGTCAGCAGATTGCGAGCAAGTACCGAGACCGCCTGACGAGTGAATCTGTGCAGGCAAGTGGCGTCTGGGATGCGCTTTTCGACGTTGCCGCCGTTGAGGAAAGAACCGGCAACGGGAAGTGCGAACTGATCCCTTATTGGCACGTCGAGGCGGATAAGTACCAAATCGAACGAATCATCCCGTTCTATCCGTTCAGCCGAGATCGAGCGAAGTTGTCGTCGCTCTTGAAGACGCTCGCAATCTACCGACTGGCATTTGGACAGCCTCGCCAAGCCGAACTTGTCGAACACCTTCTCACCAACATTCCCGAGGATCGCATCGCTGAAATCCGCAGCAGTCTAATGATCGATCTGAGTCCGATCAGTTATCAGGGACACAACGGCACACCGGATTCCGTGGAGCCGACAGGGACATGA
- a CDS encoding phospholipase D family protein — MLDVKKHRLDYGAMLIPPSGYRLAKAVAATYTLDLNTLLSIPVALFFSQTLEGNFETERVQLLEAIQRCPEVLRIYHQRGKIHVPKKHNRLYGLLEPCVVGILPDNAYTSFHPKVWVLRYEHDDQPTMYRVIVLSRNLTYDRSWDIAAHLDGEVTEERQARNLPLASFVSHLLSHEGFDGDRKFVADLRRVEFRPPAGFSNNFTFHPVGIDGYSNPIVSQTGSRAICISPFVHDEAVRTLRENVADELLLFGCREELHRLKPDSLSDIRTFCISDLIVDGESQEQGEDGEGEQAEQNLHAKLYVYQGNTSGVSWFLGSGNATKAAFERNIEFLLELRGSSAAVQLDRLKDELLGADEKGGIFQQYQPPQEPIDDSERKKLEEKLRLLEFALLKHIDIQRAEVTPSENEANFDLHLVLDPGPSTWHDLKVTVSPFNADAAEPQELLPGCVTTLTFQNINESNLSRFLRFDIWQGSDRLRSFLTKVAIVGLPETRVSRILRSIINSRDRFFEYLRFLLADDGDKEPVGTEPDKRGKSNGETASIWDTSSPIFEQLLLSASRSPRRLKAIDDVIEQLRKEDEEDPTRRVVPQEFLEFWEAFKQIVPQQTRRNRQ; from the coding sequence ATGCTTGATGTGAAGAAGCACCGGCTCGATTACGGGGCCATGTTGATCCCGCCCAGTGGTTATCGGTTGGCCAAGGCCGTCGCCGCCACCTACACGCTGGACCTGAATACGCTGCTTTCCATTCCGGTCGCACTGTTCTTCTCGCAGACCTTGGAGGGCAACTTCGAGACAGAGCGGGTTCAGCTTCTCGAAGCAATTCAACGCTGTCCCGAAGTGCTGCGCATCTACCATCAGCGGGGCAAGATTCACGTTCCCAAGAAGCACAACCGGCTGTACGGACTGTTGGAACCGTGTGTTGTCGGCATCCTGCCGGACAATGCCTACACGTCGTTTCATCCCAAAGTCTGGGTGCTTCGGTACGAACACGATGACCAGCCCACGATGTACCGAGTCATCGTCCTGAGTCGCAACCTGACCTACGACCGCAGTTGGGACATTGCCGCCCACCTCGATGGTGAAGTCACCGAGGAGCGTCAGGCGAGGAATCTACCACTGGCATCATTCGTTTCACACCTCTTGTCTCACGAAGGGTTCGATGGCGACAGGAAGTTCGTCGCTGATCTGCGCCGTGTCGAGTTTCGTCCTCCTGCGGGATTCAGTAACAACTTCACGTTTCACCCGGTTGGAATCGACGGGTATTCGAACCCGATTGTCTCGCAGACGGGGAGTCGAGCCATCTGCATCAGCCCTTTCGTCCACGACGAAGCAGTTCGCACCTTGCGAGAAAACGTGGCCGACGAACTGCTTCTGTTCGGGTGCCGGGAGGAATTGCACAGGCTCAAGCCCGATTCACTCTCAGACATTCGCACCTTTTGCATCTCTGACCTGATCGTCGATGGTGAGAGTCAGGAGCAAGGCGAAGACGGCGAGGGTGAGCAAGCGGAACAGAACCTTCACGCCAAGCTCTATGTGTATCAGGGCAACACAAGCGGCGTTTCGTGGTTCCTTGGTTCTGGCAATGCAACGAAGGCAGCTTTTGAGCGCAACATCGAGTTCCTTTTGGAACTCAGAGGAAGCAGCGCCGCTGTGCAACTCGACCGCCTCAAAGACGAGCTTCTCGGGGCGGACGAGAAAGGCGGAATCTTTCAACAATACCAACCGCCCCAAGAGCCGATTGACGATTCGGAAAGAAAGAAGTTGGAAGAGAAGTTGCGGCTGCTGGAGTTCGCCCTGCTTAAGCACATAGACATTCAGCGAGCCGAGGTGACTCCCTCGGAGAACGAGGCCAACTTCGACCTGCATTTGGTTCTCGATCCCGGCCCCAGCACATGGCACGACTTAAAGGTCACAGTGTCACCGTTCAATGCGGACGCTGCTGAACCGCAGGAGTTGCTACCGGGCTGCGTCACGACCTTAACATTCCAGAACATCAATGAGAGCAATCTGAGCCGATTTCTCCGCTTCGACATCTGGCAGGGTTCCGACCGGCTTCGGTCCTTCCTGACGAAAGTGGCAATCGTCGGCCTGCCCGAAACTCGTGTCAGTCGGATTCTGCGCAGCATCATCAACAGCCGGGATCGTTTCTTCGAGTACCTGCGTTTCCTCTTGGCTGACGATGGTGACAAAGAGCCAGTCGGTACGGAACCAGACAAACGGGGTAAGTCAAACGGCGAGACAGCGAGCATCTGGGATACCTCGTCTCCAATCTTTGAACAGTTGTTGCTCTCGGCGTCCCGTTCTCCTCGGCGATTGAAGGCTATCGACGACGTAATCGAACAGCTTCGTAAGGAGGACGAAGAAGACCCGACCCGTCGAGTCGTTCCGCAGGAGTTCTTAGAGTTCTGGGAGGCATTTAAGCAGATTGTGCCCCAGCAGACTCGGAGGAATCGCCAATGA
- a CDS encoding DUF6361 family protein — MSALGWVDFSSEHREKVKSVIDLLSTPGVIDELGIGVIRDSFSDSLFPGISTIQTRAKYFLTVPRIFRDYEKLPPNQRRRRKLATYLNDHENLCMEAMVANYEGDSAHQIIGASFVGKKGEVQRKPSSVYWTGIRQFGLIRTNLSLQGFCQKFANPDQPLRDLVQGTDKTKGDDPDAEEQSNETINTPAYDDDWIDSLTIHLSQDEASFLSRQIEARVPLSLIGQILLDSNLRRKFLDLPSDWNFTTFADEAPFLNRLPDDLQRVIAAARDFWQLMYGAHIRYNCLIQEKRGTKQLHKEFEAIWDEWKTELTSFPWDRWDTGFLWQLTKLHARQVKDYTIEFVEAWIDGIHGAATTEKLDALVTRQERLNKKARARLHPTADISESEWVGIGDLNYRLNVARTIIRDIDDGLTSQEADDA; from the coding sequence GTGTCAGCACTTGGATGGGTCGATTTTTCGTCTGAGCATCGTGAGAAAGTCAAGTCGGTCATCGACTTGCTCTCCACTCCCGGTGTGATCGACGAATTGGGTATCGGCGTCATCCGAGATTCATTCTCCGACTCGCTGTTCCCCGGAATCTCGACGATCCAGACGAGAGCGAAATACTTCCTGACTGTCCCCCGCATCTTCAGGGACTACGAGAAGCTGCCACCCAACCAGCGTCGGCGGCGGAAGCTGGCGACATACCTCAATGACCACGAAAACCTGTGCATGGAGGCAATGGTTGCCAACTACGAAGGCGATTCAGCCCATCAAATCATTGGAGCGTCTTTCGTCGGTAAGAAGGGTGAGGTTCAGCGAAAGCCGTCGTCAGTCTATTGGACCGGCATCCGGCAGTTCGGACTGATCCGCACAAACCTTTCGCTTCAAGGGTTCTGTCAGAAGTTCGCTAACCCTGACCAGCCTCTTCGTGATCTGGTTCAAGGAACCGACAAGACGAAGGGCGATGACCCGGATGCCGAAGAGCAATCCAACGAAACGATCAATACTCCAGCCTACGATGACGACTGGATCGACTCGCTGACGATTCACCTCTCTCAAGATGAAGCCTCGTTTCTCTCTCGCCAGATCGAAGCTCGTGTTCCGCTGAGCCTTATCGGGCAGATTCTCCTCGACAGCAATCTGCGCCGCAAATTCCTCGACCTTCCCTCTGATTGGAACTTCACCACATTCGCCGATGAAGCTCCTTTCCTCAACAGATTGCCTGACGATCTTCAGCGGGTCATCGCTGCGGCCAGAGATTTCTGGCAACTCATGTACGGAGCGCACATTCGGTACAACTGCCTGATTCAAGAGAAGCGAGGGACGAAACAGCTTCACAAAGAGTTTGAGGCGATTTGGGACGAGTGGAAGACTGAACTGACGAGCTTCCCTTGGGACCGATGGGACACAGGCTTCTTGTGGCAACTTACGAAGCTGCACGCTCGGCAAGTGAAGGACTACACCATTGAGTTCGTTGAAGCGTGGATCGATGGCATTCACGGGGCGGCAACCACGGAGAAGCTCGACGCTCTCGTGACCCGACAGGAACGCCTCAACAAGAAAGCTCGTGCCCGTCTGCATCCCACTGCCGACATCAGTGAGAGCGAGTGGGTGGGTATCGGCGATCTTAACTACCGCCTCAACGTCGCCCGAACGATCATCAGGGACATCGACGACGGCCTCACGTCACAGGAGGCCGACGATGCTTGA